A stretch of Mytilus edulis chromosome 11, xbMytEdul2.2, whole genome shotgun sequence DNA encodes these proteins:
- the LOC139494778 gene encoding uncharacterized protein, protein MAYFKLTILVITVVIGLQHGPVHVSCQFFPPPPGIGAFQPPGLPQVLPANARLLPIPVPVPRRVPRPRDRDRDGGRRRIVLVNGGGGGPGPGPIGGGMGLLGALLPLLFLSAILGAIRPPVTAATPVVPVPPTPPPPPPPVVQLLTVLVTPPG, encoded by the exons ATGGCGTATTTTAAGCTGACCATCCTTGTCATAACGGTCGTTATTGGATTACAGCATGGTCCGGTTCATGTTAGCTGTCAGTTTTTTCCGCCACCACCTGGCATAGGTGCATTCCAACCACCAGGACTACCCCAAGTTCTCCCCGCAAATGCTAGGTTATTGCCAATACCTGTACCTGTACCTAGACGAGTTCCTAGACCTAGAGATCGCGATCGTGACGGAGGAAGACGACGAATTGTACTAGTGAACGGCGGGGGCGGGGGACCTGGACCTGGACCTATTGGAGGAGGAATGGGTTTGCTTGGAGCGTTGTTGCCCCTGCTATTTTTATCTGCTATAT TGGGAGCAATACGTCCTCCTGTAACTGCAGCAACTCCTGTAGTTCCTGTACCCC caACTCCACCACCACCACCTCCTCCTGTTGTACAGTTGCTTACCGTTCTTGTTACCCCTCCGGGGTAG